A DNA window from Vicinamibacterales bacterium contains the following coding sequences:
- a CDS encoding amidohydrolase family protein — MTTSPESPASRVLRSALPAFVSVLIAACGPRQAPADLVVTNGRVYTGVGSPMQEAVAVRGGEIVAVGSAEAMADLQGPDTTVVDAAGASVLPGFNDSHVHFLSGSQGLAELDLSDARTLDDIQRAIREFADAHPTAAWIRGRGWEYTPFPGGLPTRQLLDAALPDRPAALVCFDGHSTWVNSKALDAAGVTRDTADPPNGAITREASGAPAGLLKESAQDLVRRVLPRPTMGERLAALKEGVAHAHALGVTSVQNANGNEDELAVWEEARKAGALPLRVYLALSVSPGFSDADADRFDAIRARVQPDDRFRLGAAKLLVDGVIETNTAAMLAPYVNDPASTGRANYSQDELDRIVATLDRRGWQIFTHAIGDRGVRMVLDAYEKAATANPAPARGRRHRIEHIETIDWADVPRFGALGVIASMQPPHTSLMNEPHPVDHWVTNVGPERQARGWPWKSIAEAGGHLAFGSDWPVVSIDPLAGIWTGLGRIGFLDVPNQRLTVGQMIDGYTSGAAYASFDEARKGRLAEGQLADIVVLTRDIFAKPPESADDVRVAVTIFDGTVVYRR, encoded by the coding sequence ATGACCACGAGTCCCGAGTCTCCGGCGTCGCGCGTGCTGCGATCGGCCCTCCCGGCATTCGTGTCCGTGCTCATCGCCGCCTGTGGCCCGCGCCAGGCGCCCGCCGACCTCGTGGTCACCAACGGCCGCGTGTACACGGGCGTCGGATCGCCGATGCAGGAAGCCGTGGCCGTGCGCGGCGGCGAGATCGTGGCCGTCGGCTCGGCCGAGGCGATGGCGGATCTGCAGGGCCCCGACACGACGGTCGTCGACGCCGCAGGCGCGTCGGTGCTGCCGGGCTTCAACGACAGCCACGTCCATTTTCTGAGCGGTTCGCAGGGGCTCGCGGAGCTCGATCTCAGCGATGCCCGCACGCTCGACGACATCCAGCGCGCGATCCGCGAGTTCGCCGACGCCCACCCGACCGCGGCGTGGATTCGCGGTCGGGGGTGGGAGTACACGCCGTTCCCGGGCGGGCTGCCGACGCGCCAGCTCCTGGACGCCGCCCTGCCGGACCGCCCGGCGGCGCTCGTCTGCTTCGACGGCCACAGCACGTGGGTCAACTCGAAGGCGCTCGACGCCGCCGGGGTGACCCGTGACACCGCCGACCCACCCAATGGCGCCATCACCCGCGAGGCCTCCGGCGCGCCGGCCGGCCTGCTCAAGGAATCGGCTCAGGACCTGGTGCGCCGGGTGCTGCCGCGTCCCACGATGGGCGAACGGCTGGCGGCGTTGAAGGAAGGCGTCGCGCACGCCCACGCGCTGGGCGTGACGAGCGTGCAGAACGCGAACGGCAACGAGGACGAGCTCGCCGTGTGGGAGGAGGCGCGGAAGGCGGGCGCGCTCCCGCTGCGGGTGTACCTGGCGCTCTCGGTGTCGCCGGGCTTCAGCGACGCCGATGCCGATCGCTTCGACGCCATCCGCGCCCGCGTCCAGCCGGACGATCGCTTCAGGCTCGGCGCCGCGAAGCTGCTCGTGGACGGCGTCATCGAGACGAACACCGCGGCGATGCTGGCGCCGTACGTGAACGACCCTGCGTCCACGGGCCGTGCGAACTACTCGCAGGACGAGCTCGATCGCATCGTCGCCACGCTCGACCGGCGCGGCTGGCAGATCTTCACCCACGCCATCGGCGACCGCGGCGTCCGGATGGTGCTCGACGCCTACGAGAAGGCCGCGACGGCGAACCCCGCGCCCGCCCGGGGCCGCCGCCACCGCATCGAGCACATCGAGACCATCGACTGGGCCGACGTCCCGCGCTTCGGCGCCCTCGGCGTCATCGCGTCGATGCAGCCGCCCCACACGTCGCTGATGAACGAGCCGCATCCGGTCGATCACTGGGTGACCAACGTCGGGCCCGAACGCCAGGCGCGCGGGTGGCCGTGGAAGAGCATCGCCGAGGCCGGCGGGCACCTGGCATTCGGCAGCGACTGGCCGGTGGTTTCCATCGACCCGCTGGCCGGCATCTGGACCGGGCTCGGGCGGATCGGTTTCCTCGACGTCCCGAACCAGCGCCTCACCGTCGGCCAGATGATCGACGGCTACACCAGCGGCGCCGCGTACGCGTCGTTCGACGAGGCGCGGAAGGGCCGGCTGGCCGAAGGGCAGCTCGCCGACATCGTGGTGCTGACGCGCGACATCTTCGCGAAGCCGCCGGAGTCGGCCGACGACGTCCGGGTGGCCGTGACGATCTTCGACGGCACGGTCGTCTACCGGCGGTAG
- a CDS encoding choice-of-anchor C family protein has product MPTAAAAQNLFVNGSFEQGPPIPSGSSYTTVGAGSAALPGWTVTGATVDYIGPSWTMAEGIRGIDLDGAFSTGGIQQTVATVPGRTYLASFSLAGNSDGAPVLKQARFTVDALVVDLTFDTQGHGRLDPGWVRKSYAFVASGPSVTVGFTSLSPAGNSWGALIDDVRLELQSPLPQPPTDLHVESLDGNFVTLHWAAPSAGPAPTSYIVKGGLVPGQVLATVDTGTTTPVFAFLAPPGSFFLRVHAATGAGESGPSNEVPLHVRVAIPPSAPANLLGLVNGSTVSLAWTNTFRGGAPTGIGLTVSGAVNTAVPLGLGDTFSVAGVPPGTYTFAVAATNAAGSSPLSSPVTLTFPAGCSGVPQPVTNVVAYAVGGVLSLRWDLPATGAAPTGYRITVTGAYVGSVPVPVRTLSAPVPPGSYTFTVSATNACGVGATTAPHTVVVP; this is encoded by the coding sequence TTGCCGACTGCCGCGGCCGCTCAGAATCTCTTCGTCAACGGGAGCTTCGAACAGGGGCCACCCATTCCGTCCGGGTCGAGCTACACGACGGTGGGCGCCGGATCGGCCGCGCTCCCCGGATGGACCGTGACCGGCGCGACCGTGGACTACATCGGCCCTTCCTGGACGATGGCCGAAGGGATCCGGGGCATCGATCTCGACGGCGCCTTCTCCACCGGTGGCATCCAGCAGACGGTCGCCACGGTTCCGGGACGGACCTATCTCGCCTCGTTCTCGCTGGCCGGGAACAGCGATGGCGCGCCCGTGCTGAAGCAGGCCCGGTTCACGGTGGACGCGCTCGTGGTGGACCTGACGTTCGACACGCAGGGGCATGGCCGTTTGGATCCGGGCTGGGTGCGCAAGTCGTACGCGTTCGTCGCGTCCGGGCCGTCCGTGACGGTGGGATTCACGAGCCTCTCACCCGCCGGTAACAGCTGGGGCGCGCTGATCGACGACGTCCGCCTGGAACTGCAGTCGCCGCTACCGCAGCCTCCCACGGACCTTCACGTGGAGAGCCTCGACGGCAACTTCGTCACCCTGCACTGGGCGGCCCCGTCAGCCGGCCCGGCGCCGACGAGTTACATCGTGAAGGGCGGCCTCGTGCCCGGTCAGGTGCTGGCCACCGTGGACACGGGGACGACGACGCCGGTCTTCGCGTTTCTCGCGCCACCCGGCTCCTTCTTCCTTCGCGTGCACGCGGCGACCGGCGCAGGTGAAAGCGGCCCGTCGAACGAAGTGCCGTTGCACGTGCGGGTCGCGATCCCTCCCTCGGCGCCCGCGAACCTGCTGGGCCTGGTGAATGGATCGACGGTGAGCCTGGCCTGGACCAATACGTTCAGGGGCGGCGCGCCCACCGGCATTGGGCTCACCGTGAGCGGCGCCGTGAATACCGCCGTCCCGCTGGGGCTCGGCGACACCTTCAGCGTCGCTGGCGTCCCCCCGGGCACCTACACCTTCGCCGTCGCGGCGACCAACGCCGCCGGCAGCAGCCCGTTGTCCTCTCCGGTCACACTGACGTTCCCCGCCGGCTGCTCCGGTGTGCCGCAGCCGGTGACGAACGTCGTGGCGTATGCCGTGGGCGGCGTGCTGTCGCTCCGGTGGGACCTCCCCGCCACCGGCGCGGCACCCACCGGCTACCGGATCACCGTCACTGGTGCGTATGTGGGCAGCGTCCCTGTGCCGGTGCGGACCTTGAGTGCCCCCGTACCGCCAGGGTCGTACACCTTCACCGTGTCGGCGACCAATGCGTGCGGGGTCGGCGCGACGACTGCCCCGCACACCGTCGTGGTGCCGTGA
- a CDS encoding ATP-binding protein has protein sequence MSSPENENRELESYRQLVAGTAHDLNNLLLLVNGCAELALDDDSLRPQTRELVSAIVDAGGRARSLMQQRLSVGRAAVSTPVVDLAALLRSAATLLARLAGGEVAVRLLVEEAPLWVLAETSQIEQIVVNLTLNARDAMPDGGVLTITAGPGRAEAASATADGASAPARNIRLAVSDTGGGVDPSIRERMFEPYVTTKPSPGSGLGLAVVRAVLEQLGGSIDVASDPGQGTTFSIDLPKAPSPPAGA, from the coding sequence ATGTCGAGCCCTGAGAACGAGAACCGAGAGCTCGAGTCCTATCGCCAGCTCGTTGCCGGTACGGCCCACGACCTCAACAACCTGTTGTTGCTGGTGAACGGGTGTGCCGAGCTGGCGCTGGACGACGACTCGCTGCGCCCGCAGACCCGCGAGCTCGTGAGCGCCATCGTCGACGCGGGCGGGCGTGCCCGCTCGCTGATGCAGCAGCGCCTGTCGGTGGGGCGGGCGGCGGTGTCGACGCCCGTCGTCGACCTGGCCGCGCTGCTCCGATCGGCGGCGACGCTGCTCGCACGGCTGGCCGGCGGAGAGGTGGCGGTCCGGCTCCTCGTGGAAGAGGCGCCGCTGTGGGTGCTGGCGGAGACCAGCCAGATCGAGCAGATCGTCGTGAACCTCACGCTCAACGCCCGCGACGCGATGCCAGACGGCGGCGTCCTCACCATCACGGCCGGGCCTGGCCGCGCCGAGGCGGCCTCCGCGACGGCCGACGGCGCCAGCGCCCCGGCGCGCAACATCCGGCTGGCCGTCTCGGACACCGGCGGCGGGGTCGATCCCTCGATCCGGGAGCGCATGTTCGAGCCGTACGTCACGACCAAGCCGAGCCCCGGCTCGGGACTCGGGCTCGCCGTGGTGCGGGCCGTCCTCGAACAGCTCGGCGGGTCCATCGACGTCGCCTCGGATCCAGGCCAAGGCACCACGTTCTCGATCGATCTGCCCAAGGCGCCGTCGCCACCCGCGGGCGCCTAG
- a CDS encoding response regulator transcription factor: MSQDIRIVIAEDHPFFLSGLRQALDREPGFQVVAEAGDGRAALEAIQTLAPDVAILDIGLPLMDGCAVVKAVRQARLPVEIAFLTIADDGALFEQALEWDVKGYLLKDCTDVDIVRCVRAVAQGQHFACPTMTTYLVNKTRRIERFTGEAPGLKRLTRQEQAILSLIARDMTSKDIARELGIAQKTVEAHRSNICRKLELHGNHALSRFALRHRDEI; encoded by the coding sequence ATGAGCCAGGACATTCGCATCGTCATCGCCGAAGACCACCCGTTCTTCCTGAGCGGGCTGCGGCAGGCCCTGGACCGCGAGCCGGGGTTCCAGGTGGTCGCGGAGGCCGGCGATGGACGCGCAGCCCTGGAGGCCATCCAGACGCTGGCGCCCGACGTGGCGATTCTCGACATCGGCTTGCCTCTGATGGATGGCTGCGCCGTGGTGAAGGCGGTGCGGCAGGCGCGGCTGCCGGTGGAGATCGCGTTCCTCACGATCGCGGACGACGGAGCTCTCTTCGAACAGGCGCTCGAGTGGGACGTGAAGGGCTACCTGCTCAAGGACTGCACGGACGTGGACATCGTGCGGTGCGTCAGGGCCGTCGCCCAGGGCCAGCACTTCGCCTGCCCCACGATGACCACCTACCTGGTCAACAAGACCCGCCGCATCGAGCGCTTCACGGGCGAGGCGCCGGGTCTGAAGCGGTTGACACGGCAGGAGCAGGCGATCCTGTCGCTCATCGCCCGCGACATGACGAGCAAGGACATCGCGCGTGAACTGGGCATCGCACAGAAGACGGTTGAGGCCCACCGGTCCAACATCTGCCGCAAGCTGGAGCTTCACGGCAATCACGCGCTCAGCCGCTTCGCGCTCCGGCACCGGGACGAGATCTGA
- a CDS encoding PQQ-binding-like beta-propeller repeat protein, which produces MWFAAAALAAALTLWLPPPAEPQTLSWRQQTAKDVQYLRVTGGGRVLVGTSNETRVVDGETGRVLWSRTDIRDCEPVDAPSDLDYEFKCDTDGGDLNFVLLPSEPPRLVGHHAPDGRLAIVDAASGQTLFDSTTQSLGKVRRYLLSPRGDQVVVAVERKGTTLLVAGLTLGDGSVAWRHESTIAEDPIWIDSAGDSLVVLTGRSKGGGRVLAAFDTSAGTNVFERTDILRQEVREAGPRMVGAEEWRSKAYRIAPLIADGDAIVAFVSKDGPFRLDALGRVLWRAEDLADVEPSRMELEGGVLYVRSDDNVFAIDAATGRTRWRQKARFEPRALAPLAGVGLLLLSPSRVDLLSLGSGAPVWPRPADIPKVEDARERSPFSPGLFLGGVSPLLVRDDALIVAGGRTLARVDLATGTRADLAAYEFKGGEAPELLEARPEGFLLAAHQNLLGVAPDGAQRFSRFYPAPGMNGWKKLGLGLLSFGAGDPSLLYATLRMRYSRQAVVESSVYMHFENKDGAADQQFGLVRLDKRSGEETGVLWHNERRPVVVVDPDVDRVYVRRQGTTLEAYQFPR; this is translated from the coding sequence GTGTGGTTCGCCGCCGCCGCCCTGGCGGCGGCCCTGACCCTCTGGCTGCCGCCACCTGCCGAGCCGCAGACCCTGTCATGGCGCCAGCAGACCGCGAAGGACGTGCAGTACCTGCGCGTGACCGGAGGCGGCCGGGTGCTGGTGGGCACGAGCAACGAGACGCGCGTCGTGGACGGCGAGACCGGACGGGTCCTCTGGAGCCGGACGGACATCCGCGACTGCGAGCCCGTCGACGCCCCGTCGGACCTCGACTACGAGTTCAAGTGCGACACCGACGGCGGCGATCTCAACTTCGTGCTGCTGCCGTCGGAGCCGCCTCGGCTGGTCGGCCATCACGCGCCCGACGGACGGCTGGCGATCGTCGACGCGGCGAGCGGGCAGACACTGTTCGACTCCACCACGCAGTCGCTCGGGAAGGTACGGCGCTATCTCCTTTCGCCGCGCGGGGACCAGGTCGTCGTCGCTGTCGAACGCAAGGGGACGACCCTCCTCGTGGCCGGCCTCACGTTGGGAGACGGGTCGGTGGCCTGGCGGCACGAGTCGACGATCGCCGAGGATCCCATCTGGATCGACAGCGCCGGCGATTCCCTGGTCGTGCTGACGGGCAGGTCGAAGGGAGGCGGGCGCGTGCTCGCCGCATTCGACACGTCCGCGGGCACGAACGTCTTCGAACGCACGGACATCCTGCGGCAGGAGGTCCGCGAAGCTGGTCCACGGATGGTGGGGGCCGAGGAATGGCGCTCGAAGGCGTATCGGATCGCGCCACTCATCGCCGACGGCGACGCCATCGTGGCGTTCGTCTCGAAGGATGGCCCGTTCAGGCTCGACGCGCTGGGACGCGTCCTGTGGCGCGCGGAGGATCTTGCCGACGTCGAGCCCTCCAGGATGGAGCTCGAGGGCGGCGTCCTGTACGTGCGGAGCGACGACAACGTCTTCGCGATCGATGCGGCCACGGGCCGGACGCGCTGGCGGCAGAAGGCGCGGTTCGAGCCTCGCGCACTGGCGCCGCTGGCCGGTGTCGGCCTCCTGCTGCTGTCGCCCTCGCGCGTCGACCTTCTGTCCTTGGGGTCCGGCGCCCCGGTGTGGCCCCGACCCGCGGACATCCCCAAGGTCGAGGACGCCCGGGAGCGAAGCCCCTTCAGCCCAGGATTGTTCCTCGGCGGCGTGTCGCCGCTCCTGGTCCGCGACGACGCCCTGATCGTGGCCGGCGGCCGAACGCTTGCGCGGGTGGACCTCGCGACGGGGACGCGGGCGGACCTGGCGGCCTACGAGTTCAAGGGCGGCGAAGCGCCGGAACTGCTCGAGGCGCGGCCGGAGGGATTCCTGCTCGCGGCCCACCAGAACCTGCTGGGCGTGGCGCCTGACGGCGCCCAGCGGTTCTCACGCTTCTATCCAGCGCCGGGAATGAACGGCTGGAAGAAGCTCGGCCTCGGGCTGCTCTCGTTCGGGGCCGGAGATCCATCGCTGCTCTACGCGACCCTCCGGATGCGCTACAGCCGCCAGGCGGTCGTCGAGTCATCCGTCTACATGCACTTCGAGAACAAGGATGGGGCGGCGGACCAGCAGTTCGGTCTCGTACGGCTCGACAAGCGGTCGGGTGAGGAGACCGGCGTGCTCTGGCACAACGAACGCCGGCCGGTCGTGGTGGTCGATCCGGACGTCGACCGCGTCTACGTCAGACGTCAGGGCACGACGCTCGAGGCGTATCAGTTTCCGCGATGA